A genomic window from Thunnus maccoyii chromosome 2, fThuMac1.1, whole genome shotgun sequence includes:
- the LOC121888605 gene encoding E3 ubiquitin-protein ligase TRIM21-like: MSAASCLRSEDQFLCSICLYVFTDPVTTSCGHNFCKNCITEHWNSNDQYLCPMCKEVFYTRPKLKVNTFISEMVSQFRQEAQQKASSSSSKQQAAKSGEVPCDVCTGTKLKALKSCLVCLTSYCETHLEPHLTVSGLKRHQLMDPVENLEDRMCMKHDKPLELFCKTDQTCVCVLCPILDHKTHEFVPLKEEYEGKKAELGKTEAEIQQMIQKRRLKIQEIKHSVDLSKEDADREKAEGVQVFIALMESVERSLNELIEMIEEKQRTTERQAEDFIKELEQEISELMKRRSEVKQLSRSEDHLHLLQNFPSLKAAPPTKDWTEVSVCPPSYEGTVVRAVAQLEETLSKEMKKLLGEAELKRVQQYAVDVTLDPDTAHPKVILSDDEKQVNHGNVMKNLPDNPERFSPCISVLGKQSFSSGRFYFEVQVKGKTDWALGVARESINRKGKITLTPQDGYWCICLRNGNEYSARNDPPVVLSLQSQPQKVGVFVDYEEGLVSFYDIDAAALIYSFTGCSFTEKLYPYFSPCHNDGGKNSAPLIICPVNQTE, from the coding sequence atgtctgctgccagctgtctgcgatctgaagatcagtttctgtgctccatctgtctgtatgtgttcactgatccagtcaccacatcatgtggacacaacttctgcaaaaactgcatcactgaaCACTGGAACAGTAATGACCAGTACCTGTGTCCAATGTGTAAAGAGGTTTTCTACACAAGACCTAAGTTGAAGGTGAATACTTTCATCTCTGAGATGGTTTCTCAGTTCAGAcaggaagctcaacagaaagccagcagcagcagctcaaagCAACAAGCTGCCAAATCAGGAGAAGTTCCCTGTGACGTCTGTActggaaccaaactgaaggccctgaagtcctgtctggtgtgtctgacctcctactgtgagactcacctggagccTCATCTGACAGTTTCAGGCCTGAAAAGACATCAGCTGATGGACCCTGTGGAGAACCTGGAAGACAGGATGTGTATGAAGCACGATAAACCTCTGGAGCTGTTCTGTAAGACCGACCAGACATGTGTCTGTGTTCTCTGCCCTATTTTAGACCACAAGACACATGAGTTTGTTCCTCtgaaagaagaatatgaaggaaagaaggcagagctggggaagacagaggctgaaattcagcagatgatccagaagagaCGACTGAAGATTCAAGAGATCAAACACTCAGTTGACCTCAGTAAggaagatgcagacagagagaaagcagaaggtGTTCAGGTCTTCATCGCTCTGATGGAGTCTGTTGAGAGAAGCCTGAATGAGCTCATTGAGATGATTGAAGAGAAGCAAAGAacgacagagagacaggctgaagacttcatcaaagagttggaacaggaaatctctgagctgatgaAGAGAAGATCTGAGGTGAAGCAGCTCTCACGCTCTgaagaccacctccacctcctccaaaactTCCCATCCCTGAAAGCTGCTCCACccaccaaagactggacagaggtcAGCGTCTGTCCACCATCATATGAGGGGACTGTGGTGAGAGCTGTggctcagctggaggagacgctcagtaaagagatgaagaagctgcTCGGTGAGGCTGAGCTGAAAAGGGTCCAGCAGTAtgcagtggatgtgactctTGATCCTGATACAGCACATCCTAAAgtcatcctgtctgatgatgagAAACAAGTAAATCATGGTAATGTGATGAAGAATCTCCCAGACAACCCAGAGAGATTTTCTCCTTGTATTAGTGTTTTAGGAAAGCAGAGTTTCTCTTCAGGCAGATTTTACTTTGAGGTTCAGGTTAAAGGGAAGACTGACTGGGCTTTAGGAGTGGCCAGAGAGTCCATCAACAGGAAGGGAAAAATCACACTGACACCTCAGGATGGTTACTGGTGTATATGTttgagaaatggaaatgagtaCAGTGCTCGTAATGACCCTCCAGTcgttctctctctgcagtctcagcctcagaaggtgggggtgtttgtggattatgaggagggtctggtctccttttatgacatagatgctgcagctcttatctactcctttactggctgctccttcactgagaaactctacCCATACTTCAGTCCCTGTCATAATGATGGTGGTAAAAACTCCGCCCCTCTGATCATCTgccctgtcaatcaaactgagtAG
- the LOC121888611 gene encoding E3 ubiquitin-protein ligase TRIM39-like — MSAASCLLSEDQFLCSICLDVFTDPVTTPCGHNFCKNCITEHWNSNDQYLCPMCKKVFNTRPELHVNTFISEMVSQFRQEAQQKASSSSSEQQAAKPGEVPCDVCTGTKLKALKSCLVCLTSYCETHLEPHLTKSGLKRHQLMDPVENLEDRMCMKHDKPLELFCKTDQTCVCMLCSVLEHKTHEFVPLKEEYEGKKAELGKTEAEIQQMIQKRRLKIEEMERSINFSKGNADREKAEGVQVFTALKESVERSLNELIETIEEKQRTTEKQAEDFIKGLEQEISELMKRSSEVEKLSRSEDHLHLLQNFPSLKAALPTKDWTEVSVRPPSYEGTVVRAVTQLEETLSKEMKKLFEAELKRVQQYAVDVTLDPDTAHPNLILSDDEKQVNHGDVKKNLPDNPERFTRYVNVLGKQSFSSGRFYFEVQVKGKTDWDLGVARESINRKGQITLTPLDGYWTIVMRNGNEYKACAGPSVRLSLKSQPQKVGVFVDYEEGLVSFYDVDAAALIYSFTGCSFTEKLYPYFSPSPNFGGKNSAPLIICPVNQTE; from the coding sequence atgtctgctgccagctgtctgctatctgaagatcagtttctgtgctccatctgtctggatgtgttcactgatccagtcaccacaccatgtggacacaacttctgcaaaaactgcatcactgaaCACTGGAACAGTAATGACCAGTACCTGTGTCCCATGTGTAAAAAGGTTTTCAACACAAGACCTGAGCTTCACGTCAACACTTTCATCTCTGAGATGGTTTCTCAGTTCAGAcaggaagctcaacagaaagccagcagcagcagctcagagcaacaagctgccaaaccagGAGAAGTTCCCTGTGACGTCTGTActggaaccaaactgaaggccctgaagtcctgtctggtgtgtctgacctcctactgtgagactcacctggagccTCATCTGACAAAGTCAGGCCTGAAAAGACATCAGCTGATGGACCCTGTGGAGAACCTGGAAGACAGGATGTGTATGAAGCACGATAAACCTCTGGAGCTGTTCTGTAAGACCGACCAGACATGTGTCTgcatgctctgctctgttttagaacacaagacacatgagtttgttcctctgaaagaagaatatgaaggaaagaaggcagagctggggaagacagaggctgaaattcagcagatgatccagaagagaCGACTGAAGATTGAAGAGATGGAACGATCAATCAACTTCAGCAAAGGaaatgcagacagagagaaagcagaaggtGTTCAGGTCTTCACCGCTCTGAAGGAGTCTGTTGAGAGAAGCCTGAATGAGCTCATTGAGACGATTGAAGAGAAGCAAAGaacgacagagaaacaggctgaagactTCATCAAAGGGCTGGAacaggaaatctctgagctgatgaAGAGAAGCTCTGAGGTGGAGAAGCTCTCACGCTCTgaagaccacctccacctcctccaaaactTCCCATCCCTGAAAGCTGCTCTACccaccaaagactggacagaggtcAGCGTCCGTCCACCATCATATGAGGGGACTGTGGTGAGAGCTGtgactcagctggaggagacgctcagtaaagagatgaagaagctgtttgaggctgagctgaagagggtccagcagtatgcagtggatgtgactcttgatcctgatacagcacatcctaatctcatcctgtctgatgatgagAAACAAGTAAATCATGGTGATGTGAAGAAGAATCTTCCAGACAACCCAGAGAGATTTACAcgttatgtaaatgttttaggAAAGCAGAGTTTCTCTTCAGGTAGATTTTACTTTGAGGTTCAGGTTAAAGGGAAGACTGACTGGGATTTAGGAGTGGCCAGAGAGTCCATCAACAGGAAGGGACAAATCACACTGACACCTCTGGATGGTTACTGGACTATAGTGatgagaaatggaaatgagtaCAAAGCTTGTGCTGGCCCTTCAGTCCgtctctctctgaagtctcagcctcagaaggtgggggtgtttgtggattatgaggagggtctggtctccttttatgacgtagatgctgcagctcttatctactcctttactggctgctccttcactgagaaactctacCCATACTTCAGTCCCTCTCCTAATTTTGGTGGTAAAAACTCCGCCCCTCTGATCATctgtcctgtcaatcaaactgagtAG